From one Luteipulveratus mongoliensis genomic stretch:
- a CDS encoding hydroxymethylglutaryl-CoA lyase, which yields MSLPTTVSMDGLPERITIYEVGARDGLQNEKAVVPTEVKAEFVRRLLASGLETVETTSFVPPSWIPQLADAPALLEQLGEAGTGVRRPVLVPNERGLDNALAAGVGAIAIFGSATETFARKNLNRSVEESIAMFTPVVERAREAGMWVRAYVSMCFGDPWEGEVPVEQVVDVSKRLMDLGCDQLSIGDTIGVGTAGHVVRLLDALQDKGIGVESTAVHFHDTYGQALSNTIAALQQGITVVDASTGGLGGCPYAKSATGNLATEDLVWACEGLGIETGVNLSTLVETSTWMATQLGRPSPSRVVRALAQTDSKENA from the coding sequence ATGAGCTTGCCGACAACGGTGTCGATGGATGGTCTGCCCGAACGCATCACGATCTACGAGGTCGGTGCGCGCGACGGCCTGCAGAACGAGAAGGCGGTGGTGCCCACTGAGGTCAAGGCCGAGTTCGTACGCCGGCTCCTCGCCTCTGGTCTGGAGACCGTCGAGACCACCTCCTTCGTCCCACCGTCCTGGATCCCGCAGCTGGCCGACGCGCCCGCCCTGCTGGAGCAGCTGGGAGAGGCGGGCACCGGCGTACGCCGCCCGGTTCTGGTGCCCAACGAGCGCGGGCTGGACAACGCCTTGGCTGCAGGGGTCGGTGCCATCGCGATCTTCGGCTCCGCGACGGAGACGTTCGCGCGCAAGAACCTCAACCGGTCCGTCGAGGAGTCCATCGCGATGTTCACGCCGGTGGTCGAGCGTGCGCGCGAGGCCGGAATGTGGGTGCGGGCGTACGTGTCGATGTGCTTCGGTGACCCCTGGGAGGGGGAAGTCCCGGTGGAGCAGGTGGTGGACGTGAGCAAGCGGCTGATGGACCTGGGTTGTGACCAGCTCAGCATCGGCGACACGATCGGTGTCGGCACAGCCGGCCACGTCGTGCGCCTGCTGGATGCGTTGCAGGACAAGGGAATTGGTGTGGAGTCGACTGCCGTCCACTTCCATGACACCTACGGTCAAGCCCTCTCTAACACGATCGCCGCGCTCCAGCAGGGCATCACCGTCGTCGACGCCTCGACGGGTGGCCTCGGCGGCTGCCCCTATGCCAAGAGCGCAACGGGGAACCTCGCGACCGAGGACCTCGTATGGGCTTGTGAAGGACTAGGCATCGAGACAGGTGTCAACCTGAGCACACTCGTGGAGACGAGCACCTGGATGGCCACCCAGCTCGGGCGACCATCGCCATCACGCGTCGTACGTGCGCTGGCACAGACAGATTCCAAGGAGAACGCATGA
- a CDS encoding DNA repair helicase XPB: MPDGPLIVQSDKTVLLEVDHPQAEEARRAIAPFAELERAPEHVHTYRVTPLGLWNARAAGHDAEQCVDALIRYSRYPVPHALLVDVAETMDRYGRLRLEKDGDRLTLVTTDKPVLEEILRHKKIQPLVGDRLDDYTVVVHNSERGAIKQQLIKVGWPAEDMAGYVDGEAHEIELAQDNWSLRPYQQQAVDGFWHGGSGVVVLPCGAGKTLVGAAAMAKASATTLILVTNTVSARQWRDELLARTSLTEEEIGEYSGARKEIRPVTIATYQVLTVKRKGIYPHLDLLDARDWGLVVYDEVHLLPAPIFRMTADLQARRRLGLTATLVREDGRESDVFSLIGPKRFDAPWKDIEAQGYIAPADCVEVRVTLNETDRMAYATTEPEERYRFASCATVKDPVVEQLVAKHRGEPTLVIGQYLDQLETLANRLDADIITGETSVTVRQKLYQQFREGEISTLVVSKVANFSIDLPEASVAIQVSGTFGSRQEEAQRLGRVLRPKGDGRTAHFYTVVARDTVDADFAAHRQRFLAEQGYAYRIVDADDLPTLA; the protein is encoded by the coding sequence ATGCCGGACGGACCACTGATCGTCCAGAGCGACAAGACGGTGCTGCTGGAGGTCGATCACCCGCAGGCTGAGGAAGCCCGTCGCGCGATCGCGCCGTTCGCCGAGCTGGAGCGTGCGCCCGAGCACGTGCACACCTACCGCGTCACTCCCCTGGGCCTGTGGAACGCCCGCGCCGCCGGCCATGACGCCGAGCAGTGTGTCGACGCGCTGATCCGCTACTCCCGCTACCCGGTGCCGCATGCGCTGCTGGTCGACGTGGCCGAGACGATGGACCGCTACGGCCGACTGCGCCTGGAGAAGGACGGCGACCGACTCACCCTCGTGACCACCGATAAGCCGGTGCTCGAGGAGATCCTGCGGCACAAGAAGATCCAGCCCCTCGTCGGCGACCGCCTGGACGACTACACGGTCGTCGTGCACAACTCCGAGCGCGGCGCCATCAAGCAGCAGCTCATCAAGGTCGGCTGGCCGGCCGAGGACATGGCCGGATACGTCGACGGCGAGGCGCACGAGATCGAGCTCGCCCAGGACAACTGGTCGCTGCGGCCCTACCAGCAGCAGGCCGTCGACGGCTTCTGGCACGGCGGCTCGGGCGTCGTCGTCCTCCCCTGCGGCGCGGGCAAGACACTCGTTGGCGCGGCCGCGATGGCCAAGGCGAGCGCCACCACGCTCATCCTCGTCACCAACACGGTCAGCGCCCGGCAGTGGCGCGACGAGCTCCTGGCGCGGACGAGCCTGACGGAGGAGGAGATCGGCGAGTACAGCGGTGCCCGCAAGGAGATCCGCCCGGTCACGATCGCGACCTACCAGGTGCTCACCGTGAAGCGGAAAGGCATCTATCCGCACCTCGACCTGCTCGATGCGCGCGACTGGGGTCTGGTCGTGTACGACGAGGTGCACCTGCTCCCCGCGCCAATCTTTCGCATGACGGCCGACCTCCAGGCGCGGCGTCGCCTGGGTCTCACCGCGACGCTGGTCCGCGAGGACGGCCGGGAGTCGGACGTCTTCAGCCTCATCGGGCCGAAGCGGTTCGACGCGCCGTGGAAGGACATCGAGGCGCAGGGTTACATCGCGCCCGCCGACTGTGTCGAGGTGCGCGTGACTCTCAACGAGACTGACCGAATGGCTTATGCCACAACGGAACCCGAGGAGCGCTACCGCTTCGCGTCCTGCGCGACGGTCAAGGATCCGGTCGTCGAGCAGCTCGTCGCCAAGCACCGCGGTGAGCCGACGCTCGTCATCGGTCAGTACCTCGATCAGCTGGAGACGTTGGCCAACCGCCTTGACGCCGACATCATCACGGGCGAGACATCCGTGACCGTGCGACAGAAGCTGTACCAGCAGTTCCGCGAGGGCGAGATCTCCACGCTCGTGGTGTCCAAGGTCGCGAACTTCTCGATCGACCTGCCCGAGGCGTCGGTCGCGATCCAGGTGTCCGGCACGTTCGGCTCACGCCAGGAAGAGGCTCAGCGTCTCGGTCGGGTGCTGCGGCCCAAGGGCGACGGACGGACCGCGCACTTCTACACCGTCGTCGCGCGCGACACCGTCGATGCGGACTTCGCCGCGCACCGGCAGCGCTTCCTCGCCGAGCAGGGTTACGCGTACCGCATCGTCGACGCGGACGATCTCCCGACGCTCGCCTGA
- a CDS encoding MFS transporter gives MSPSETRHRLLLPVVLAAMFMYGFDLNVVNVAIPSLQHDLRAGQVALELVVGGYAFAYAAGLVTGGRLGDLFSHRRMFLLGMTAFTAASVLCGIAQTPSELVAARLVQGLAAAMMVPQILALIMSSFTAAERPKALAWFGVTAAVSGVFGQVLGGLLLDADVLGLGWRVIFLLNLPVGLAVLSLAARVLPPAAIVRDATLDPVGVVGVSGSLALALVPLVLGRGEGWPTWCWIMLVASVPAALLTLSYERRLLARGGAPLLDLSLFGVRTFSAGLAISVAFMAYFTSSIFVVSLLLQNGLGLTPLRAGLTFAPMALAGVVAPLVGKRLIVSYGATRVILLGCAVDLVATVLLAAMLQVQGGDIGVPWLAAALALMGLGNTLILPALIGATLSGVQPRQAGIASGTLNTTQQFAGSAGLAVVGSVFFSVLGDHPSGATDYASAAEIAAWISVALVIAMAALTGVLARGSHPSAPAAARETALSTRR, from the coding sequence ATGTCGCCCTCGGAAACCCGCCATCGGCTGCTGCTGCCGGTCGTCCTCGCTGCGATGTTCATGTACGGCTTCGATCTCAACGTGGTCAATGTCGCCATCCCGTCGCTGCAGCACGACCTGCGAGCCGGACAGGTGGCGCTGGAGCTGGTTGTCGGTGGATATGCGTTCGCCTATGCCGCTGGCCTGGTCACCGGGGGACGTCTGGGCGACCTGTTCAGCCACCGCCGGATGTTCCTGCTCGGCATGACGGCCTTCACGGCCGCCTCGGTCTTGTGCGGCATTGCGCAGACTCCGAGTGAGCTGGTCGCCGCACGGCTCGTTCAAGGGCTGGCTGCGGCGATGATGGTGCCGCAGATCTTGGCTCTCATCATGAGCAGCTTCACGGCGGCGGAGCGACCCAAGGCGTTGGCCTGGTTCGGGGTCACGGCCGCAGTCAGTGGCGTGTTCGGGCAAGTCCTCGGTGGGCTGTTGCTGGACGCTGATGTGCTCGGCCTGGGCTGGCGGGTGATCTTCCTGCTCAACCTCCCGGTCGGGCTTGCGGTCCTGTCCTTGGCCGCACGGGTGCTACCGCCGGCGGCGATCGTCCGGGACGCCACCTTGGACCCTGTCGGTGTCGTGGGTGTCTCGGGCTCGCTGGCGCTCGCCCTGGTACCGCTCGTGCTCGGCCGTGGGGAAGGCTGGCCGACCTGGTGCTGGATCATGCTGGTGGCCTCAGTCCCTGCGGCCCTGCTCACGTTGTCGTACGAGCGCCGGTTGCTCGCGCGTGGTGGTGCGCCGCTGCTGGACCTCTCGCTGTTCGGGGTCCGTACGTTCAGCGCGGGCCTGGCCATCAGCGTCGCCTTCATGGCGTACTTCACCAGCAGCATCTTCGTGGTCAGTCTGCTGCTCCAGAACGGACTCGGGCTCACGCCGCTGCGGGCTGGGCTGACGTTTGCGCCGATGGCGCTCGCGGGAGTCGTGGCACCACTCGTCGGAAAGCGTCTGATCGTCTCCTACGGCGCGACGAGGGTCATTCTGCTCGGTTGCGCCGTCGATCTCGTCGCGACCGTTCTGCTGGCTGCGATGCTCCAGGTGCAGGGCGGAGACATCGGCGTCCCGTGGCTTGCTGCGGCACTTGCGCTCATGGGGCTGGGCAACACCCTGATCCTTCCGGCGCTCATCGGCGCGACTCTTTCAGGTGTGCAGCCCCGACAGGCCGGGATCGCCTCCGGGACGCTGAACACCACTCAGCAGTTCGCCGGCTCAGCGGGACTGGCTGTCGTCGGATCCGTGTTCTTCAGCGTGCTCGGCGACCATCCGTCGGGCGCCACCGACTACGCGTCGGCCGCCGAGATCGCAGCCTGGATCAGCGTCGCCCTTGTGATCGCGATGGCTGCACTCACGGGCGTACTGGCTCGTGGTTCCCACCCGAGCGCTCCGGCTGCGGCTAGAGAGACCGCCCTTTCGACGAGGCGATGA
- a CDS encoding ArsR/SmtB family transcription factor yields the protein MAEDSIYDRSVTVMTDGLHPDVSELQLARVLAALGDQGRLTTVQALARLGESDCTRLQADAGLDMSRSTFSHHQKVLREAGILHARIHGSQRMLTLRRDDLNARFPGLLDAVLATPA from the coding sequence ATGGCGGAAGACTCGATCTACGATCGATCCGTGACAGTGATGACGGATGGGCTCCATCCCGACGTGAGCGAGCTGCAGCTGGCGAGGGTGCTGGCGGCACTCGGCGACCAAGGACGTTTGACGACTGTGCAAGCCCTGGCGCGGCTCGGAGAGTCCGACTGCACCAGGCTCCAGGCCGATGCCGGCCTCGACATGAGCCGGTCGACTTTCTCTCACCACCAGAAGGTGTTGCGCGAAGCAGGCATTCTGCATGCGCGGATTCATGGCTCTCAGCGAATGCTGACGCTGCGCCGTGACGACCTCAACGCCCGGTTCCCGGGCCTGCTCGACGCCGTGCTCGCCACCCCCGCCTGA
- a CDS encoding ribbon-helix-helix domain-containing protein yields the protein MKLSVSLPDPDVEFLDAFARERAETRSAALLQAVRLLRARELEGAYEEAFGEWHDSGERELWAAATEDGLDDPAR from the coding sequence ATGAAGCTGAGCGTGAGCCTCCCGGACCCTGACGTCGAGTTCCTCGACGCGTTCGCGCGAGAACGCGCTGAGACTCGCTCTGCCGCGCTACTCCAGGCCGTGCGCCTCCTGCGCGCCCGCGAGCTCGAGGGGGCGTACGAAGAGGCGTTCGGCGAGTGGCACGACTCGGGTGAGCGCGAGCTGTGGGCCGCAGCGACGGAGGACGGCCTGGATGATCCTGCGCGGTGA
- a CDS encoding type II toxin-antitoxin system PemK/MazF family toxin has translation MILRGEVWLADLDPHRGSDAAKQRPVVIVSNDGANAAASRLETGVVTVVPVTSNVARVLPFQVALTPPDSGLRRESKAQAEQVRSIDVGRLGSRLGRLSPTALWQVDEALRLHLAL, from the coding sequence ATGATCCTGCGCGGTGAGGTCTGGCTCGCGGATCTGGATCCACACCGAGGATCTGACGCAGCCAAGCAGCGCCCCGTCGTGATCGTGAGCAACGACGGCGCGAATGCCGCCGCGAGCCGTCTTGAGACCGGGGTTGTCACGGTCGTACCAGTGACCTCCAACGTGGCCCGCGTCCTGCCCTTTCAGGTCGCGCTGACACCGCCGGACTCGGGTCTACGGCGCGAGTCCAAGGCGCAGGCCGAGCAGGTTCGCTCGATCGACGTCGGGCGACTCGGCAGTCGGCTCGGACGGCTCAGCCCCACAGCGCTGTGGCAGGTGGACGAGGCGTTGCGCCTCCACCTCGCGCTCTGA
- a CDS encoding response regulator, which produces MRVVVADDSLLLREGLQLILGDAGHEVVAGVADGPSLVEAALRERPDIVIADVRMPPSQTDEGLRACVEIRKAWPEAPILVLSQYVVESYADELLASGNGGVGYLLKDRVAEIDAFLANVESVASGGTVLDPQVVAQLMTRRRSPDPVATLTPREREVMELMAQGLTNQAVAAQLVVTEGAVEKHTQRIFAKLGLGGDSSQHRRVVAVLAFLRG; this is translated from the coding sequence ATGCGCGTGGTGGTCGCCGATGACTCGCTCCTCCTGCGTGAAGGCCTTCAGCTGATCCTGGGCGATGCCGGTCACGAGGTCGTGGCCGGCGTCGCTGACGGTCCGTCGCTGGTCGAGGCCGCGCTGCGTGAGCGGCCGGACATCGTCATCGCGGACGTGCGGATGCCGCCGTCGCAGACCGACGAGGGGCTCCGCGCTTGTGTGGAGATCCGCAAGGCGTGGCCGGAGGCACCGATCCTGGTGCTGTCGCAGTACGTCGTGGAGTCCTACGCCGATGAGCTCCTGGCCAGCGGCAACGGTGGCGTCGGCTACCTCCTCAAGGACCGCGTCGCTGAGATCGACGCCTTCCTCGCCAATGTCGAGTCCGTCGCATCCGGCGGGACCGTGCTCGACCCTCAGGTCGTGGCGCAGCTGATGACCCGTCGCCGCAGCCCTGACCCCGTGGCGACGCTGACGCCGCGCGAGCGAGAGGTCATGGAGCTGATGGCGCAGGGGCTGACCAACCAGGCCGTGGCGGCGCAGCTGGTGGTCACCGAGGGCGCCGTCGAGAAGCACACGCAGCGGATCTTCGCCAAGCTCGGCCTCGGCGGCGACAGCAGCCAGCACCGCCGCGTGGTCGCCGTGCTGGCGTTCCTGCGCGGCTGA
- a CDS encoding sensor histidine kinase, which produces MSTTPAMQQTLPPSAVPEPSRRTPGRSVVRRTLSSSAYLLFSWPTHLIGFVLVVIGVALGVSLLILVGGLFVLVGVLALARGLAHTERRTLRHWMGVEAPLPRPIERREGESGLRRAISALRDPQGWLNVVWAVVIFPVSTATFAITLGWWALVLGGLSYPVWGHYLYDIPNNKDFPEIIGIESYSGAVTLYLIIGVLALLLLPLVTALLSQLQAGISQSLLSGRAYLEREIDELEQGRTAGRSAEAQQLGRLERDIHDGPQQRLVRLKMDLARMERRIAKTDGGSEEAAQLRIAVEQTQEALNELRSLSRGIAPPILVDRGLVAAVRESAARGLVPVTVGAGIPERASVYEPHIEQAAYYVISEALANVAKHSGATSASVELTERDGDLMILVTDDGTGGAHLAKGHGLIGLEQRLRSVDGTLTLDSPDGGPTVLGATIPASPGAAASG; this is translated from the coding sequence ATGTCCACGACACCCGCCATGCAGCAGACTCTCCCGCCGTCAGCCGTGCCCGAGCCCTCCCGTCGGACGCCCGGGCGATCAGTCGTACGCCGGACTCTGTCCTCGAGCGCGTACCTCCTGTTCTCGTGGCCCACCCACCTGATCGGTTTCGTGCTGGTCGTGATCGGCGTGGCCCTCGGGGTGTCGCTGCTGATCCTCGTGGGCGGCCTGTTCGTGCTCGTCGGCGTGCTGGCGCTCGCTCGCGGCCTTGCGCACACCGAGCGACGCACGCTGCGGCACTGGATGGGCGTGGAAGCGCCGCTGCCGCGCCCGATCGAGCGGCGCGAGGGCGAGTCCGGTCTGCGGCGGGCGATCTCGGCGCTGCGCGACCCCCAGGGCTGGCTCAACGTGGTGTGGGCGGTGGTCATCTTCCCGGTGTCGACCGCGACCTTCGCGATCACACTCGGCTGGTGGGCGCTGGTCCTCGGCGGGCTCAGCTATCCGGTGTGGGGTCACTACCTCTACGACATCCCCAACAACAAAGACTTCCCCGAGATCATCGGGATCGAGTCCTACTCCGGCGCCGTGACCCTCTATCTCATCATCGGCGTACTCGCGCTCCTGCTGCTGCCGCTCGTGACCGCCCTGCTGAGCCAGCTGCAGGCCGGGATCTCGCAGTCGCTGCTGTCCGGCCGCGCCTACCTCGAGCGGGAGATCGACGAGCTCGAGCAGGGGCGTACGGCCGGGCGGAGCGCGGAGGCGCAGCAGCTGGGCCGGCTCGAGCGCGACATCCACGACGGCCCGCAGCAGCGGCTCGTACGCCTCAAGATGGACCTGGCCCGTATGGAGCGCCGCATCGCGAAGACCGACGGCGGGTCGGAGGAGGCCGCCCAGCTGCGGATCGCCGTCGAGCAGACGCAGGAGGCGCTCAACGAGCTGCGCTCGCTGTCCCGTGGCATCGCGCCACCGATCCTGGTGGACCGCGGGCTCGTCGCGGCCGTACGCGAGTCGGCCGCCCGGGGACTGGTGCCGGTGACCGTGGGGGCGGGTATCCCGGAGCGGGCGAGTGTCTACGAGCCGCACATCGAGCAGGCGGCCTACTACGTCATCAGCGAGGCCCTCGCCAACGTCGCGAAGCACAGCGGGGCGACCAGCGCGTCGGTCGAGCTGACCGAGCGGGACGGCGACCTGATGATCCTGGTGACCGACGACGGCACCGGCGGCGCTCACCTCGCGAAGGGGCACGGTCTCATCGGCCTGGAGCAGCGGCTGCGCTCGGTCGATGGCACGTTGACGCTCGACTCCCCGGACGGTGGTCCCACCGTGCTCGGGGCTACGATCCCGGCGAGCCCTGGAGCAGCCGCCTCGGGGTGA
- a CDS encoding dihydrofolate reductase family protein, with amino-acid sequence MTKVQYFTACTLDGFIADENNSLDWLFEVPHDVDDGYWDVFIADVGPLVMGATTYEWMLDRHDMVANPAQWHEFYDDRPAWVFTHRELPAIPGVDVTFVEGDVREAYDQIAAAAGDKNIWVLGGGDLVGQLDDAGLLDEIILGMTPVTLGAGAPLLPRRITSSRMRFRQAEQIGQRIRIVLEVDHAR; translated from the coding sequence ATGACGAAGGTCCAATACTTCACGGCGTGCACGCTCGACGGCTTCATCGCCGACGAAAACAACTCTCTCGACTGGCTTTTCGAGGTCCCGCACGACGTCGACGACGGCTACTGGGACGTCTTCATCGCCGACGTCGGGCCGCTCGTGATGGGTGCGACGACGTACGAGTGGATGCTCGACCGGCACGACATGGTGGCCAATCCGGCGCAGTGGCACGAGTTCTACGACGACCGCCCTGCGTGGGTCTTCACCCATCGCGAGCTGCCGGCAATCCCAGGTGTCGACGTGACGTTCGTCGAGGGAGACGTGCGGGAGGCGTACGACCAGATCGCGGCGGCGGCCGGTGACAAGAACATCTGGGTGCTCGGCGGTGGAGACCTCGTCGGTCAGCTCGACGACGCGGGCCTGCTCGACGAGATCATCCTGGGCATGACACCGGTGACGCTGGGTGCGGGAGCGCCCCTGCTGCCGCGGCGAATCACGTCCTCGCGCATGCGGTTTCGTCAGGCAGAGCAGATCGGGCAGCGGATCCGCATCGTGCTCGAGGTCGACCACGCGCGATGA
- a CDS encoding response regulator transcription factor: MVEDDSRTHVLLVDDDPSVAEPLSRALRREGLVVRVADTGIAAMEAVDEGPHMVILDLKLPDADGLDLCRQLRRAGHRMPILILSARSGRMDVVVGLDAGADDYVTKPFRLPELMARVRALLRRCKHVHHD; this comes from the coding sequence GTGGTGGAGGACGACAGCAGGACGCATGTCTTGCTGGTGGACGACGACCCGTCGGTCGCGGAGCCGCTGTCGCGAGCGCTGCGCCGGGAGGGCCTTGTTGTTCGGGTCGCTGATACGGGCATCGCCGCGATGGAGGCGGTCGATGAAGGCCCGCACATGGTCATCCTCGACCTGAAGCTTCCCGATGCTGATGGACTGGACCTCTGTCGACAGCTGCGCCGTGCGGGCCATCGGATGCCGATCCTGATCCTGTCCGCTCGGTCGGGCCGCATGGACGTCGTCGTCGGGCTCGATGCTGGAGCCGACGACTACGTGACCAAGCCGTTCCGGCTTCCCGAGCTCATGGCTCGGGTGCGGGCGCTGTTGCGTCGCTGCAAGCACGTTCATCACGACTGA
- a CDS encoding helix-turn-helix domain-containing protein, translating into MDFGRELRRLREERGLSLRALGARTHYSYGYLHDVEHGRKRATFELAARLDEALAAEGRLVACATSSSPIGELASGAPPVSDLQVIASVWEWEFLPENPDASRSRGRRIGAADVEMLRSARTRYENMYRQVGGVATIGRVSSFLDQHATPLLHGTFTDKTGRGLHQAAASLAAVAGICAFDAADHDLARRYLHDALGLARTGGDRGLGCYVIALLANQSFLLGDYPQSLAFAGAGLRATGPQISQALRADLSLTLAKAYARLGAATDSHQQMTAAERAASNIRPENEPPETSYIQPGLVELQLAEALTHLNDLKPARRFAEQAARMPAHPRGRVQRLATLARVELSEGDADSASALAHTMVDAATGMESHQLKKRFAELRDRLSRVDSPAVEGAVQRIEQFLAVPL; encoded by the coding sequence GTGGACTTCGGACGTGAGTTGCGCCGGCTGCGTGAGGAACGCGGCTTGTCCTTGCGCGCGCTGGGCGCTCGAACGCACTACTCGTACGGCTATTTGCACGACGTTGAGCACGGCCGGAAACGGGCAACATTCGAGCTGGCCGCTCGGCTAGATGAAGCCCTCGCCGCAGAAGGGCGGCTAGTGGCATGCGCGACGTCTTCGAGTCCAATCGGAGAACTCGCCTCTGGTGCGCCACCGGTCAGCGACCTGCAGGTCATCGCCTCTGTCTGGGAGTGGGAGTTCCTCCCCGAGAACCCCGACGCGAGCCGAAGCCGTGGCCGACGCATCGGCGCGGCAGACGTTGAGATGCTTCGATCGGCCCGCACACGCTACGAGAACATGTACCGGCAGGTCGGCGGCGTAGCCACTATCGGCCGCGTCTCTAGCTTCCTCGATCAGCACGCGACCCCACTACTGCATGGCACCTTCACCGATAAGACGGGGCGCGGGCTGCATCAAGCCGCGGCGAGTCTTGCTGCCGTGGCTGGAATCTGCGCCTTCGATGCCGCCGACCACGATCTGGCGCGGCGCTACTTGCACGATGCCCTTGGGCTCGCCCGCACTGGCGGAGATCGCGGCCTCGGTTGCTACGTCATTGCTCTGCTCGCAAACCAGTCGTTTCTTCTTGGCGACTACCCGCAGAGCCTGGCGTTCGCCGGAGCGGGGCTGCGCGCGACTGGACCGCAGATCTCGCAGGCGCTACGAGCAGACCTCTCGCTCACGCTGGCGAAGGCGTACGCACGCTTGGGTGCCGCGACGGACTCTCATCAACAGATGACCGCCGCCGAGCGTGCTGCCTCAAACATTCGTCCCGAGAATGAGCCTCCCGAGACCAGTTATATCCAGCCCGGCTTGGTCGAACTCCAGCTAGCCGAGGCTCTTACCCACCTCAATGACTTGAAGCCAGCACGCCGATTTGCTGAGCAAGCAGCGCGGATGCCAGCTCACCCCCGTGGACGCGTTCAACGCCTCGCCACTCTCGCCAGGGTTGAGTTGAGCGAGGGCGACGCGGACAGCGCTTCGGCCCTTGCCCACACGATGGTCGATGCGGCGACCGGCATGGAGTCCCACCAGCTCAAGAAGAGATTCGCCGAGTTGCGAGACCGGCTCTCACGTGTCGACTCTCCCGCAGTCGAAGGCGCAGTACAGCGGATCGAGCAGTTCCTCGCCGTCCCTCTCTAG
- a CDS encoding NUDIX hydrolase: MQWINHGETTVYENPWLTVNMADVELPDGRHLSHTVLREKPVALCAALNERREVLMLYRHRFIPDTWGWEVPGGGVDDGESLDEAAARELLEETGWKATGTLKHLLSVEPANGISDATYHLYWTDQVEHVGEPEDDFESARREWIPLVKVPEMIAAGEIRGADTVAGLLLLHHRMVGASEQAVDMANRLPSGRGSRPHI, encoded by the coding sequence ATGCAGTGGATCAACCACGGTGAGACAACGGTCTACGAGAACCCGTGGCTGACCGTCAACATGGCCGACGTCGAGCTCCCTGACGGCCGCCACCTGAGCCACACGGTTCTCCGCGAGAAGCCGGTCGCTCTCTGTGCTGCCCTCAACGAACGTCGCGAAGTCCTGATGCTGTACCGCCACCGATTCATTCCCGACACCTGGGGCTGGGAGGTGCCGGGTGGAGGTGTTGACGACGGCGAGAGCCTCGACGAGGCCGCTGCGCGAGAGCTGTTGGAAGAGACGGGCTGGAAGGCGACCGGCACCCTGAAACACCTCCTCAGTGTGGAGCCCGCCAACGGCATCTCGGATGCGACTTACCACCTGTACTGGACGGACCAGGTCGAGCATGTCGGCGAACCTGAGGATGACTTCGAGTCCGCGCGCCGTGAATGGATTCCGCTCGTCAAGGTCCCCGAGATGATCGCAGCAGGAGAGATTCGAGGCGCTGACACCGTCGCCGGGCTCCTGCTCCTTCACCACCGAATGGTCGGGGCCAGCGAGCAGGCGGTCGACATGGCGAATCGCTTACCGAGCGGCCGCGGATCGCGGCCCCACATCTGA